The genomic segment CCTCCGAGAATGGCAAGACATTCACATTTCTCGATGAAACACCCGAGATTGCGTATCACAGCGACACGCACAACAACTTCGCGTATGACGAAGTTCGAGATCGATGGCTATTGTTCTGTCGACCGCGTGCATACGCCGGTGACCACAAACGGCGCGTCTCGATGCAGACGAGTTCGGACCTTAAAAACTGGACGCATGAGCGAACCATCCTCGTCCCAACTGAGACGGAGCCACCAGAGTTCTACGGGATGACTGTGTTCCGGCGCGGAGATCTCTTTTGGGGAATCATCAAGGTCTATGATCGAGGCCCGGGGTTCATGCACGGAGAGATTGCCTGGAGCAGTGACGGAGAACACTGGAACCAGATCCCCACACATCCCGTGTTCCTCGAACGCGGACCGAGTGGTTCGTGGGATCACGGCATGGTAATCACCGCCGACGAACCAGTAGTTGTCGAGAACGAAATGCGCTTCTACTACAGCGGGGCTAAGGCATCCCACCATGAGACGCGCAATCAGCACGCGATCGGGCTGGCGACCGCACAACGCGACCGGCTCGTTGGTCTTCGTCCGTCGGGCGACAAATCCGGTTATGTGCTAACACGACCATTCCCACGTCAGCAGGACGATGATCTTACCGTCAACGCGATCATCTCGAAAAATAATGGCGTCCTCCGAGCCGAACTCCGGGATGACGGCAACCACGTGCTTGAGGGATTCGCACTCGAAGACTGCGACGCCGTCACCACTTCCGGATACGCAAAACGAATCACTTGGAAAGGAAGAATTCTCGGCAAAGCCCCCCTCTCGGAAGTCCGCATTCGCTTCGAACTCACCAGCGCTCAGCTCTTTACGTTTGACATTGCGAAGCCAGTATCGAATTAGATTGAATAAGAGCAACGTAGGCTCCACTGTCAGGTTGTGATTTTGTCCCGCTTAACTACCGTTTCGAACTGGATTAGGTTCCTTCGCGGCGTCGGTGGAATTCTTTCCCGCTACATTGCTCCTTTTCTCGGGCTTCCGCCCGCCGCTTTAGGTAACGAGCGCGGGCTTGCGGCCCGCTGGCACTCATTCCTTCCGCATTACAAACAATGCCAGTCCAGCTTTCCTTCGCAATGCCAACGTCCGTTGAAAATTGTGAGCCAACGCTTGCAACAAACTCACCGACTTGGCTTTGACTAACCCGCGAACATAAAATTGTTCCAAGTTCCGATCGCGACAAGTCGCATTGGGAAACTCAGCCTTCACACTTTTCCTCGTACTATGTCTGATTCTCGACGGTAAAAAACGCAAACTTTTCCCCGAGCAGGTCCGATGACAGACAGTGACATCTCAGCCATCGACGTCCACGCCCACTACGGCAAATTTTTTCGCGCTAACAACAGCGCGCTGAGCAATGCCTTTGCCTCGGGCGATGCTGCCACAGTGGTGCGGCGGGCGAAGCAGTGCGGCACCGAAATCACAATCGTCTCGCCGCTATTGGGATTGATGCCGCGCGGCGAGAGTGATGCGGTTGCAGGAAACAGCGAAGCTGCCCGAATCGTCCCGGCAACGCCCGGCCTCAGACAATGGGTCATCATCGACCCCTCCAACCCTGCTACATTTGAACAGGCGGAGCAGATGTTGCCGCTGCCGCATTGCGTCGGCATTAAGATTCATCCCGAAGAGCACCTCTATCCCATTCGCGAGCATGGAAGACGCATTTTCGAATTCGCCGCAGCCCACAAAGCGGTGGTACTCACCCATAGCGGAGAAGAGAACAGCCTGCCCGCGGATTTTTTGCCGCTGGCCAACGAATTCCCAGAAGTGACTTTGATCCTGGCCCATATTGGCTGCGGCTACGACGGGGACCGGACACATCAAATCCGGGCGATCAGCCAATCCCGCCACGGTAACATCTATGCTGACACATCCAGCTCCAACAGCATTCTGCCCAATCTGATTGAATGGGCGGTCGGTGAAGTCGGTCCCGACCAGATCCTTTACGGCACGGATACGCCACTCTACTTTGCCCCGATGCAACGCGCCCGCATCGACCACGCAGACCTACCGGACGACGCCAAACAAATGATCTTCCGCGACAACGCCCTGCGGCTCCTTGATTTGAACCTAGTTTTACCAGATTGAAGGGCCTGGCGGCAAAGAGGTCTACGAACCCGGCTGGTGAGAAAAGTGTTTCAAATTAGGGCCGAACCCTAATCACGCAACACCGCGAACGACTCGATCACGATTGCTTCACTTCGCCGCTTCAATCCCCTACGCGCCGCCCGCTGAGTTGGCAGTTCGGTGGCAACACCGGAATGAGCGCCTGCCGATTACCGGTCTCGTTCAACGTTCGCAGAATTCTGGAATGCCGCGATCGCAACGAAGCGATCGAATACCTGAGAGGCATTCACGCAGGCACCGCCATGAACTATATGTTGTGCGATCGGGAAATGGCGGTTTCCGTCGAGACCTGGGAAGACAACGCAAAGACTGTCGATGTATACGAAGGGAATTACGCGGTTCACTCCAACCATGCACTCCACAAAGGCGCACCGGTTACGTTTAAGATGAATGCCAGTTCTGGCGGAGGCTCGTATGGTTTCACCCACCAACGCTTGGAGTTAGGTTTGAAAATCATGAAGGAGAAGGCCGCCATGATGACCTTTGCAGGCGTACGAGCAATGAAGTCGACACGACCCATTCTCGTCTACCCCGGAAAGGCAACGGGGCGAACTCCTCCCCGTTCAAAACCCTCTTCGAACCAAATGTCTCTTTGCACAAAGAGATATTGGGGCTGTTAACCGCCCTAAGGCATGAAACGATCGCACGTTATGGCGTGAGCGGGGCAGGGGAGGCGACGCGAAATCGGCTTTGCGCGACAAAATCGAATGTCGCGCGCGCGATTTTTGGTTAACAGAAATGTCTCTCTTTGTGTTAACCGGAGGGAAGTGCCAAAACCTTTGCCCCATTGGTTAACAGCTTGCGCGACAAAGAGAGGTTTTTCAGCGTTCGACACCCCCAGTTTTCGGCGCCGACATGTTGCGACACGTATCCCAGCGGGGTACAAAAACAATGCTATCTCTCGCTTCGACAACACGTTATCGCAATCACAGACAGGCACAGGATGTCCCGGCTGTTTCACCCGCTGTTGCTGCTGATCGCCAATGCCTCTGAACACAGATTGGCCAAACACGTCCAATACTTGAAGGAAGAACTGTCGATCCTTCGCGCACGCATCCCCGGCGAAATCCACACCAAGCCAGAGGAGCGCGCCCGGTTGCTGAAATTCGGCAAACCGCTCGGCAAGGACATTGACCGGTTGATCAGCATCGTCACGCCCAGCACATTCCATCGCTGGGTCCGGGAAGAGCGACGTGGCTACAAGCCGGCCAAGCCGGGACGCCCCCGCAAACGGCAAGTATTGCGTGAGTTGGTCCGTAAGATCGCTCGTGAGACCGGTGTCGGTTACACACGCATCCTCGGCGAATTGCGGCGGCTCGGCATCAACCGTATCTGCCGGCAAACGGTTCGCAACATCCTCAAAGAGGAGGGGATCGATACGTCGCCGAAACGGTCCCAAGGTTCGTGGGAACAGTTCATCAAGATCCACGCCAAGACGCTCTGGGCCTGTGACTTTTTCACACAGCGCGTCATCACGCCGCGGGGAATCATGAACTATTTCCTGTTGGTCTTCATCAACGTTGAGACCCGCGAGATCTTCGTCAGCAACTCCATGGCGCATCCCGATTCCGCGTGGGTGACGCAGCAGGCACGCAACTTTTTGATGCACACCTCGGATGGCGACGACAAACCGGCCTGCCTCATCCGTGACCGCGACACGAAATTCACGGTACAGTTCGACGATGTGCTCAAAGCCGAAGGGGTAAAGGTCAAGGTTCTGCCGATACAAAGCCCAAACTTGAATTCGCGCTGCGAACGGGTCATTCAGAGCATCAAGCAAGAATGCCTGGACAACTTTCTGGTGTTTGGCGAACAGCACCTCAACTACCTCGTCCGTGAATACGTTGGCTATTACAACAATCAGCGAGCCCATTCGGCTTGCGGGCACCTACCGCCGTCATGCGCAGATCCGCCCGCGGAGAACAATAGGATCGTACTCGATCAGATCGTTCGCCGCGAACGTCTCGGCGGACTGATTCAGTGGTACGAACGCGCCGCGTGAGGTTTTTAGTCGCTTCCGTTCTCGACGTTTGCGTTCTCCGTGCGCACGTTCCCGGAAAGCATCCGATTTGAAATCGCCTTTGTCGGCTGTTACCATCATTTTCGCCGACAGTTTTACTATGCGATTTTCACACGAACTTCTTTTCGTCGTTTGACTTTCGTCCGTCATAGTTTTTGAACCGCGCGGGCAAAAACACCGCACCTTTGACTCCGGCCTTCCACCAATCATCTTCGACCGGTAGCCCCAATGCGCCGTTTCTTAAACCATTTGTGCTGACGCCGATCGCAAATCCTGTCCCCATCACGGTCAAGACGCCCATCACGTCTCCGTATGTCATCAACCCCGTCGGGTCAATCCCATTCACCGGGTCGCCATGTGTATACAAATACTTATGCAACGACTGCGGGTCACGTAAATTGCCAGAGAACGGGTCGAGGCGATTAAATCGCCCGAAATTCGGATCATACCATCTTGCCCGTAGGTATTGCAGGCCCACGCGGCTGTCGAAGGCTTCGCCGCTGTAGAGCAGGGCCGTCAATGCCTGGGCTTCGTCGAAACCGATGGCGATTCCGTACGCCGTGTAGGCGTAGTGCTGCACAAACGCCGCTGTCGTGTCGAGGACGGTGCGGGGGCATTCCAGTGGGGTTGCGTGAGTGGGCTGGGGGTTGGGGTGAGCGTGGTGTGTGCGGTGCGGTGGGGGACACGAGGCTCTGGGGCGGCTTTCGTTACATTCCAGCTCACGGGAAACACAGGGGCCAGTGGCTCGTTGTCTGCATTGCGGGCGAACCTGTCCTCGCGGGTGGCCCAGGTCGATTCTCGCTGGGCCGACGAAGTCGGTGGGTGGTCTTGCCGTAACGTTGCTGGCTATTTGCAAATCTCTCTTGCGGGTGCGCCGCCCCGAAAGCAGAATCTTTCGGGGGCCACCCTGCGGTCGTCATTGTTATTAGACCGCGCGGCCCACATCAAGCCTTTCGGATAAATATTTTGGCAACTCCCCGACTAAGTCCACTCTGGAGCTATTCTCGAATTCCCAATCAATTAGTCGAAATCCTTCGATGGAGCGTGCAATACGCTCGGCTAGTGATTTACAACAGGATTTGGCAACCGAACGCGCAAAGCCATCTTTTTTCGTCCAGTCCTCGACATTGGGGTCAATTGTCGATGAAAAATAAGATAAGGCGAAAGTACGAATGAATAGGTTCACCATTATGGGCAAATCACTTTCTGGCTCATAATCAATCGAGACGTCTATCAAATGTCCCCATGAATCTGACGCTTCATGCCTTTCTCGAAACGCCCAACATTCGCTAACCTTGCCATCCATGCTTGTAATAATGTGTGTTGGCCCCCACAACTTAAGCCACGTCCACGATTTACAGTCACGCGCCATGTCGATATACGAATCCAATACTGTCACAATGTGGTCTTTGTGGTTTTCCCACACGCTTTCTGTAACACTACCTACAAAACGTGAATAAATGGGATTTGAATATGGAACTTCGAAGTCACGGAGAGTCTGGTAATTATGATCGGTCTCTTTGTCGACACCCCAAGGGTCAATGATCTCAAAACATTGGCTGTTCGGGACCGCAGCGCGAATTACAAGCGGCTGAACAAACCCGGAGCTTATTCGGTCAACTATGTGTGCGAACGTACTACCGGTCATTTCACCTGCCAACGAAAACGTAACACTGGAATAAGGAAGTCCCACGCGATTGTCCTTAATGAAACGGAAAGATTTGGTTACCAGCGGAATCGAGTATAATTACCTGGAAATTGGGTTTCATGGGTTTGTCAAATAGGTGGATGAGGTCATGAGTTGCTGACGCCGCCCTTTCTCGATAGTAGTCAACACTAGCAACGCTCTCTGCCTGTTTGCCAAGTTGAATGAGCACGGATTGATATTCGGCGTTCGGATTGTGCTCTAACACTTGGGCCGCTTCTTCAGTAATAACCTGGTAAAGCTTCCTTGGATTTCCTGTGCCATTATAGGAGGCCACTTCGCGCGCTAGTTCGACTGATTCGCGACGGCCGGGTTTCCACACTTTGGCCACAATGTCGGCTCCTCGCACACCGTCCCCAAATGATTCTACACTTCCTTCCACAATATCT from the Symmachiella macrocystis genome contains:
- a CDS encoding amidohydrolase family protein, which codes for MTDSDISAIDVHAHYGKFFRANNSALSNAFASGDAATVVRRAKQCGTEITIVSPLLGLMPRGESDAVAGNSEAARIVPATPGLRQWVIIDPSNPATFEQAEQMLPLPHCVGIKIHPEEHLYPIREHGRRIFEFAAAHKAVVLTHSGEENSLPADFLPLANEFPEVTLILAHIGCGYDGDRTHQIRAISQSRHGNIYADTSSSNSILPNLIEWAVGEVGPDQILYGTDTPLYFAPMQRARIDHADLPDDAKQMIFRDNALRLLDLNLVLPD
- a CDS encoding carcinine hydrolase/isopenicillin-N N-acyltransferase family protein, which codes for MSACRLPVSFNVRRILECRDRNEAIEYLRGIHAGTAMNYMLCDREMAVSVETWEDNAKTVDVYEGNYAVHSNHALHKGAPVTFKMNASSGGGSYGFTHQRLELGLKIMKEKAAMMTFAGVRAMKSTRPILVYPGKATGRTPPRSKPSSNQMSLCTKRYWGC
- a CDS encoding integrase core domain-containing protein — encoded protein: MSRLFHPLLLLIANASEHRLAKHVQYLKEELSILRARIPGEIHTKPEERARLLKFGKPLGKDIDRLISIVTPSTFHRWVREERRGYKPAKPGRPRKRQVLRELVRKIARETGVGYTRILGELRRLGINRICRQTVRNILKEEGIDTSPKRSQGSWEQFIKIHAKTLWACDFFTQRVITPRGIMNYFLLVFINVETREIFVSNSMAHPDSAWVTQQARNFLMHTSDGDDKPACLIRDRDTKFTVQFDDVLKAEGVKVKVLPIQSPNLNSRCERVIQSIKQECLDNFLVFGEQHLNYLVREYVGYYNNQRAHSACGHLPPSCADPPAENNRIVLDQIVRRERLGGLIQWYERAA
- a CDS encoding RHS repeat-associated core domain-containing protein; its protein translation is MQHYAYTAYGIAIGFDEAQALTALLYSGEAFDSRVGLQYLRARWYDPNFGRFNRLDPFSGNLRDPQSLHKYLYTHGDPVNGIDPTGLMTYGDVMGVLTVMGTGFAIGVSTNGLRNGALGLPVEDDWWKAGVKGAVFLPARFKNYDGRKSNDEKKFV